Below is a genomic region from Ursus arctos isolate Adak ecotype North America unplaced genomic scaffold, UrsArc2.0 scaffold_32, whole genome shotgun sequence.
CGGGATCACCTAGGGCTTCTCCCATAACCGCTGGCACAGGATCTCAGGCGCATGGTGACTTCTGAGGCTCCCACCCTTCAGAGGATGCCCAGCCCCCctcacctcttccttccctcctgctcttctAGCACCTGCCAGGAGCAAGGGCGGTGGGAGTGTGACCAGGAGCCATGCCTGGTGGACCAAGACATGATCAACGCCATCAACCAGGGCAACTACGGGTGAGAGGCCCTGGAAATGACCCCACTGGGCACAGTCACACCCTCACCCAGATCTCATGCACGTGGATGCGAAGCCAGTATGCACATCTCCCACCCACAGGCACCTACCTCCAGGACCCCCAGCCGTGGCCGGTCTGTGACTTGCATCCCTTCTCTTTCAGATGGCGGGCTGGGAACCACAGTGCCTTCTGGGGCATGACCCTGGATGAAGGCATTCGCTACCGCCTGGGTACCTTCCGCCCTTCTTCCTCTGTCAGCAATATGAACGAGATTCACGTAAGTCCATCCTTGCCCACAATCCTGCCGTCTCCCCATTGCTTGGGACCCCAGGAACCCTGGCAcgctccttcctgctcctccaaGGGCCTGGGCCTAACCCCCTCCAACAGGCTGTGTGTTCCCGGACAACTCACTCACCTTCTCTGGGCCTTAGGTTCCTGCCCGTAACTGGATGTGCTAGCAGGAAGGCTCGATGCTCAGATTCTGGGTTTTGTGGTCCCCGCACAAGCCCCTTGGTGGCCTCTCCAGCCTGGGAAAAATGCTATTCCTTCCAGTACAGCTGGGTCAGGCCCCAAGGGGCCAGGAGGTCACCTTGGTATTTTGGGAAGGGAAGGACAGATAGTGCTCTGGCTAGAGAGCCAGAATTCTCGGAAACCAGTACTGACTCCGTAGAACAccgagggaggagggggcttctCCCTTCCTACCAGTGGGACCCTCTACGGGGAGAAACGGAAACCAGACCTGAAACAGTCGCAGGGTGAGGAAGGGGAACTCCAGCAGGTCAGGGCTGGGCCACAGGCTGCAGGGTCTGTCCCTCAgtggtgggcagggaggaggtaGTCGTGGGCCAGAGCCACCCTCCCCCTGCAGAGGGACTTGGGCTCAAGGCTAGGGTGACCagaccctgcccctgccctcactCCCCTGGGCCTCTGCTATTTTCTGCCTCCTGCTATTTGCCTTGGCCGCCTGCCCGGTCACAGGACCTtactccttcttccctcccctgccctttaGGGCCTGAAGCCCAAGGTCCTGGTAGGAAGAAGGAAGTGTCAGATCAGAAGGTGCAGAGGAAGGACAAGGCAAGGGTTAAGAATGGAAAGTGGGTGACCCTGGCCTCGCCCCTTCCCTGCTGGCCTCATCCGTACAATGGGACTAGTCACCCCCACCTGACACAGGGGAGGCACTAAATGGTGCTTGGGTCTTCCACGCAAGTCAGTGTGGAGATTGCCAGAATCCCTCAGCAGCAGGAATACTCAAGAACAAACCGCAGAAGGCCCTGGACTCTCGGGGGCCCTTCAAAGCCACAGGCCCCTGAAGGGTCggccagggcagaggcaggaggcagacgGACTGACTCTTGCTTTGCAGACAGTGCTGCGCCCCGGGGAGGTGCTGCCCACAGCCTTCGAGGCCTCTGAGAAGTGGCCCGACCTGATCCATGAGCCTCTGGACCAGGGCAACTGTGCAGGCTCCTGGGCCTTCTCCACAGCAGGTATGTCCAAGGGCGGAGGCTGGCGCAGCGCGAAACGACGGCCAGGCCTGAGCCCCCTGACggcccttctgcctcccccaccagctGTGGCGTCCGATCGCGTCTCAATCCATTCTCTGGGCCATATGACACCTGTCCTGTCGCCCCAGAACCTGCTGTCTTGTGACACCCACAACCAGCGGGGCTGCCGCGGGGGGCGTCTCGACGGGGCCTGGTGGTTCCTGCGACGTCGAGGGTGAGCTGCGGAGGGTGTGCGCAGGGAAAGGGACGTGAGGCCGGGGCCTCGGGAAGGCAACCCGCAGGAAGGGCCCGGGCCATGCTTCTCAGGCTCACCGCCCTTgctccctgctgcttctcctccagGGTCGTGTCTGACCACTGCTACCCGTTCGTGGGCCGTGAGCAGGACGAGGCTGGCCCGGCACCTCGCTGTATGATGCATAGCCGGGCCATGGGTCGGGGCAAGCGCCAGGCCACCGCCCGGTGCCCCAGTAGCCACGCCCATGCCAATGACATCTACCAGGTCACTCCTGCCTACCGCCTCGGCTCCAGCGTAAGTTCGTGCTTGGTcgagggggcagaggcaggggagcCGGGAGGCTGGCCAGAGGCTAGAGCCTCAGCCCTGATGGCTAcgctcctccccactcccaacccTCCAGGAGAAGGAGATCATGAAGGAGCTGATGGAGAACGGCCCTGTCCAAGGTAAATGCCCCTCGTCCTGCCTCCTGGTTCCAGAAGCTTGTGTCTGCTGGAGACTGGGCGCAGCACAGCAGCACGAGTGGTCTGTGTAGCACCGAGCAGCAGACCCGCTGGGGCTGGGAGTCAGGGGCACCTGTGGGGGGCACTTACAGTCCTGGTATGGGTCTGGGCGTGCAGCTCCAGACCTGTGCTGACGGGCTGAGCCGGCCCTACTCTGACCTTGGCCCACAGCTCTCATGGAGGTCCACGAGGACTTCTTCCTGTACCAGGGCGGTGTCTACAGTCACACACCAGTGAGCCTCGGCAGGCCAGAGCGGCACCGCCGGCATGGGACGCACTCGGTCAAGATCACAGGGTGAGGGGCTTGGGGGGCGGTGGAGGGGATGGGGCAGCAGGGCTTTCACCAGGGGCTCTGAGCCGCCCTTGAATCCCTGCCACCGGGCTGCAAAGCCCCCTGtcgaggaggaggaaaaggaggaggttCTCGTCCGGGGTCGCAGAGAGAGGTGGGGGCCTTTTAAGGTTTTCTAGGCGCTGTTCCTTCCTTTCACACTGGGATGAAATAACTCCCTTGAAAGACAGACACGGATCCCAGGGGTGGCTCAGCCTCTCTCCATCTCAGCACCTACCCCAAGTCCACCTGCCTCACagactcccccccgcccccagtcctcAGTTCCCCGCCGGCTATACCCAGAGATGTTCCAGTCAGTGATTCCAGTTGTCCAACCATCAAATGTGGGAGCGTGGCGCCTCCAAAGTACCCCTGTTCTGGGAGTCTCTTCCTTGTGGCTCCTGGCACccacccctccctggctccccaagcaaggagggagggaaggcagatgTGTGAGGTCCCAGAGAACTGGTCCCCAGGATGCAGAGCCCTGCAGGGAGGCCCAAGTTCTCCCCCTTTTTGCTCACCCCCTTCGGTTACCCCTTTGGTGCCCTCCCCCGACAAGGGTGCTAGAACATAGACTTCCAGAGGtggaggctgagggagggagacagTGGTCTGGAAGCGGAAGGCCCCTGGGGTTCCAGCCTCTGAAAGCAGGTGGAATCAGCTCCCTTCTCCCTCCGTGGCTCTGCCCCCACCAGGTGGGGTGAGGAGACGCTGCCCGATGGAAGGACGCTCAAATACTGGGTGAGTCCCTGAGCGGGGTGCCCTGCGgctgctgcctcctcccctccccccatcccaggGCCCCCCTCACCGCCCCTCCTCATTCCCAGACGGCGGCCAACTCGTGGGGCCCAGCCTGGGGCGAGAGGGGCCACTTTCGCATCTTGCGCGGCGCCAACGAGTGCGACATCGAGAGCTTCGTGTTGGGTGTCTGGGGCCGCGTGGGCATGGAGGACATGGGGCACCGCTGAGGCCCTGGCACCTCGCCGGGCCAGCCGGCGGAAGAACCCCTGGGGCGGCGACACCGCCCGGCCCCTCCCGACGCAGCTCCGGGCGCAGGCGGGCGCCTGGGGTCTAATCCCCGCGCGGGTTCCGCTGACGCAGCGCCCGGCCTGGGAGCCGCGGGCAGGCAAGGCTGGCGGAGCCCCCAGACCTCCCAGCGGGGACTGGGCAGGGCCTGGCCCGGGAGGAGCGGGCCTGCAGATCCCAGGCCCCGGCACCCCCGCTCAAGACCACTGAAGCCAGGACACCCCCAAGTCTCCAGCCCCACCACCCTATCCCACCCCACCCTTGTACTTTTATTCtccaaagatatttatttttcttttcactgtttttaaaaataaaaagagtattgATAACTGTGGTACCTTGGAACTTTGGGGAGTGGAAAGCCAGGCCAGAGATGGTGTGGCATATGGCTAGACAGCAGAAAGGACCGCCTGAGGCCTTGCTGGTTGGCACGTGTGGGTAGACTAGAAATCTTAGCCTCCATTCAGCCCTAATTGCCAGGGACCCTGGGCGCTGACCCACTTGGAGGTGGGGCATGGATGGCATGTCCTTTGGCCCCTAGAGAGACATGGGCCCGTGGGAACCGCCTTTCAGACGCTGAGTCAGCACTGCCTGGTGGGGGGAAGCCGTACCCACCCATCAGCAGAACTGGCGCCGGTGCCCAGCAGGCAAGGGGGGCACAGCCCCATAGTGGCTGGAGCTTCTGTCTCTGCAGATCAGCCTCTCCAAGCCACCCAGGCGAAGCccgcctccacacccccaccGGTGCCTGGGCTGTACTGGGCCGGCCTCTCTGAGCCCTCTGCCtaccccacctccccaggctcccAGTGCCAGCAAAGTAAGCCTAGTCCTCAGCCTACCTTTCAAGGCCATCAGGACCCACCACACCAGCCTCCTGGCCAGAGCTCTTTGCCCAGTGTGCAGACAACTCCAGAGTTTTCACTGCTACCCGAATGTCCAGTGCACTTGCAGACGGACAGGAGTTTGCACATGCTCTTCCCCAGTCCAGATGCCCTTCCATCCCACCCACCCCTTGTCCCACTGCTCTTTCAAAGCCAACTCCAGGATTCCTTCATTCGGATAGTAGCCCAGGGGACTGCTGATGTGCCAGGTGTTGTGCAAGGGACCCATGCT
It encodes:
- the TINAGL1 gene encoding tubulointerstitial nephritis antigen-like; the encoded protein is MWRCPLELLLLLLLAGESALGARRGRGRRELAPGLHLRGIRDAGGRYCQEQDLCCRGRADDCALPYLGATCYCDLFCNRTVSDCCPDFWDFCLGVPPPFPPIQGCTHGTRIYPVLGTYWDNCNRCTCQEQGRWECDQEPCLVDQDMINAINQGNYGWRAGNHSAFWGMTLDEGIRYRLGTFRPSSSVSNMNEIHTVLRPGEVLPTAFEASEKWPDLIHEPLDQGNCAGSWAFSTAAVASDRVSIHSLGHMTPVLSPQNLLSCDTHNQRGCRGGRLDGAWWFLRRRGVVSDHCYPFVGREQDEAGPAPRCMMHSRAMGRGKRQATARCPSSHAHANDIYQVTPAYRLGSSEKEIMKELMENGPVQALMEVHEDFFLYQGGVYSHTPVSLGRPERHRRHGTHSVKITGWGEETLPDGRTLKYWTAANSWGPAWGERGHFRILRGANECDIESFVLGVWGRVGMEDMGHR